The window CGTTGCGGCCGGAATTCTTTATCCTTTTTTCGGCATCCTTCTGAATCCTATGTTCGCTGCATTAGCTATGAGCTTGAGTTCCGTATCAGTCATTGGAAATGCTCTCCGCCTAAAATCCGCCTCTCTAAAGGAGGAATCAAAACTGTAAAATGCCCATCGGCACACATTTGAATGCTTGTTAGTTTTGATATATTCAATGACCGAGAACTCGATGCCAGAGCAACCATCCCACCGACTATGAGAAATATTTAATGAATTCTAACGCAGCATAGTTAATTTTAAGGATTATTCATTTGCTCCGCGCCAGAAAGCCACTATTCTGTTTGCATAATTTCACCAGAGGGGGAGAAATGAAAATTACATTACTAACATTACTAACACTGCTTTCTACGCAATTATTTGCTCAACAGTTGCCTGTTCAAGGACCATCGGACGAACAGATTGAAGCGATGGCACTTCACAACCAACAGGTTGCAAAGCGAGAAAGAACGCTTGGGCCCATTGGCTACAGAAGTGCCAATGTAAAACACTTTTATGAGTGGGATAAAACTGGGTACATTCTTACAAGCGATGACGATTTTTATGGCTTAGCTGAGGAGATGAAGCAGCAATTGGCACAAAACCTCCCGCAAGACGTCACCTTGATTGTTTACACTCAATCAAGTAGCAAAAGCTATCAAAAGCAGTTGTTTACGTCTTACTCGCAATACATTCCTAAAGAAAGACTCGTTGTTCTTCAGGTTCCACCGAGCGGAATGAATGACTTCTGGACACGAGATAATACTCCAGTTCCTGTTTGGGTTGACGGGAAATTTTCCTTAGTAGATGCGCAATATTATTATAATTTCGAGCCCGATGCTTTCATTAGCCAGTTGTTCGCGGTTGATATGGATGCCCATAACTATTTCTATGAAGGCGGTAATATGGCCGTCAACACGCGTGGGGAATGTATTCTCGTGAATAGAAATAAAAAATACCCAGGTGGCACTTCTGATACTGCTGCAATTCCGGACGACATTTTTAAGACCAAATATGGTTGCACAAAAATAATTCGATTTAAGCACCTCAAGGGAATCGGTCACACCGACGAAGTCGTAAAATTCATGACTGATGATATCGTCGTTACGGATACCGAGGAGTACGTTGATACTTTAAAAAAAGCAGGCTACACGGTGCATGTTTTGCCTGAAGCCGAGCTTCCATATGAGACGTACGTAAATTCTCTGCAGGTCAATGATGTTCTTTTTATTCCAATTTTTGGCGAAAAGAATGATCAAAAGGCTGTTGATATTTACAAGAACTTAAACTTGGGTCTTAAGATCGTCACTATGGACTCAAGAGAGATTTCCACTCAGGGCTGGGGCTCAATCCACTGCTTTACAATGAATTATCCTCCAGCGACTCTAGATCAAATAGTTTTACAAATGAATGGAACAGTTGTTCACTGATCTCGTTCTCTCAAAGTGAAAGTCTGATTATCCACTCCGTTGCTACCTAGATTTTCTAGGTAGCAAATTCTAAAAAACTTCGGTCGGCATAATCACTGCCACGCAAATCTTCCTAATAAATCCAATTGCAAAATAATTTGCACTTTTTTTGCAGAGGTATCCTGGAAATATATCGATGAAAAAACTAAAGGTGTAATCTTCGCTTATCAACGTCGAGGCATGCCTCTTTAAAAACTTCGGGTAGAGTCGGGTGTGCGTGACAGGTTCTTGCAACGTCCTCCGCACTGCCGCTAAACTCCATTACCGATACGGCATGTGGGATCATTTCGCTGGCTCTTGGACCCACAATGTGAACTCCCAGAATTTGATCTGTTGATGCATGCGCTAGAACTCGAATGAGGCCTTCGGTATCACTCAATGAGCGCGCACGGGCGTTCGCTGAAAAAGGAAAAGTTCCCACCTTGTAAGGCACGCCTTCTGAAACGAGCTCCTCTTCCGTCCGTCCCACCGCAGCCAGCTCAGGCGTTGTATACACAACACTCGGTATCGCTTGGTAATTGACATGCCCAGCTCTGCCGGCCATCAATTCTACCGCTGCTACAGCCTCCTCAGACGCCTTATGCGCAAGCATAGGCCCTTCAATCACATCACCTACTGCATAGAGCCCAGTTACATTTGTTTCGAAATTTTTATTTACTTTAATTCGTCGTTTAGAATCAACCTCTACACCAAACGACTCTACTCCGAGGCTCTCGGAATACGGTCTTCGCCCAACTGCCACTAGCAAGCGATCACACTCAAGTTCTGAACGTTTTCCCTCAGCATTCTCAATGACAACAGCCACACCGGATGCTGTATTCTTGGCTCCGTGGCACTTTGTTGAAAGTAAAAATGTCATTCCTTGTTTTTCTAACGATTTATATAGCTCTTGGGCTGATGCCTTATCTACGCCGCCCGCTAAAATTCGATCTTGAGCTTCTATTATAGTTACTTTCGCTCCAAGCCTTAACCACACTGATCCCATTTCAAGGCCAATAAATCCACCCCCTATGACAACAAGATGTTTTGGCACTTCTGAAAAAGAAAGTGCTTCGGTGGAGCTCACAATGGTCTGACCATTAAATTTTAGAAATGGAAGCTCAACAACCTCGCTGCCCGTAGCAATTAGAACTCGTTTGGCTGAGATGTCCTTTTTTATGTCGTTATCAGAGACTTCAATTATCCAATCTTCATTACGTTTTTCCTTAAGCCGTCCTGTACCGAGAAAACGATCGATTTTATTCTTGCGAAATAAGAAGTCTACTCCTTGCGCAAGACCATTTACTACGGAGTCTTTATGTTTCATGATCCCGCCTAAGTCGAACCGCAATCCATCGGCAAAAATACCTTGAAGTGGAAAACGCACTTTAGCTGCGTAAAAATTTTCCGTTGCATCAAGAAGTGCTTTTGAAGGTATGCAGCCGACGTTTAGGCATGTGCCACCGAGCTTTTTTCTTCTCTCGATGCATGCCACTTTCATTCCTAGTTGCGCCGCACGAATAGCCCCAACATATCCTGCAGGGCCGCCTCCGATAACTACTAAATCATACATATTGCCCTTACCTAAATTAGAATTCTATTTTATCTTCTCTTCTCTATTTCTTTTCCACAGACTTCTTTTTTTCCGCTATTTCCTTTTCGTAGATTTCATTGATTTCCCAACACTTTGATTTTTTAAATACCTTGTTCAGTCGCCCTTTTTTTTCTGCACACTCGTGGGCGGCCTGAGCTTTTCCATCCTCGGTCGCCGCATTAATCGCATCTTTGCAGTCGTTATGACAGGCGCTAATAATATCCTGCGAAGGTTTTCCAACTGCACCATTTTGAGCCACGGCGCTGAACCCTGAAAAAATAAACAATACAGCAATAAACAACCCAGGCTTCATAAACTCTCCTTCTTTGTTAGATCATAAGATATATTGACTTCATCAAATACTTGCGTAACCATGTAACTATGTACCAAAGTAAAATCGAAGTCACAGAAATTTTTCAGGCAGTAGCGGAAAAAACAAGATTAAGAATCATGCGCATAATGGTTTCCTTGCCACGCGAGGAAGCCTGTCTTTGCGATATGACTGACGCGCTGCTTGAGCCTGAGCATAACGTTTCTCGCCATTTAAAGATTCTAAGACAAGTTGGTCTGCTATCGGCGTACAAAGACGGCCGCTGGGTTTATCATCAGCTTAGCACAAGCCCACACATAAAAAGCTTCAGTAAACTCATCGCAAGCTTGCCTGACGACAGTGGAATATTCGAAAATGATCTTAAGCGATTTAAAGTTGAGCTTGCAAAACGAACTGCAAAAAAATGTATCAAAGACGGTCCTCAAACTTCTACGAAGCCGAATAAATACGAAGCCAAATGACTAATATTTTGATCCTTTATTCATTTCTGTTCGCCGTGCCGATGTCAATGGCCCAAGCGAGTGATTGTGCATCCCATGTTCAATCCGCCAACGATCTCTACAAATGTGCTTTAGATCAAGATCCACGTATTCGTTCATTACTGGCTCGCGAAAAAGCGCGTACTGGTCGCGATAAGGAAGCGCGACAGATTCCTAATCCTGTGGGTGAATTTGAGGGAAGTTCGGGAGAAGTTGGCGTGTCAATCGTACAACCGATTGAAATCGGTGGTAAGCGGTCGGCGAGAATTAAGCTTAGCGGCGTCGAAAATGAAATCTCGTTGCTAGAGGAAAAACTTGAGTTCGGTGAAATAGCTCTAACAATCATTCAAAACATTACGAGGCTGTCGCAAACCAATACGAAGTTGAAATTACTTGAAGACACTAGAAAATCTCTCATCAATCTTTCAACAAAACTCAAAGCCAAAGCCGTCCGCTCCCCCCAGGACCGCACTGCCTTAAATATATTTCAGATGCAAAGTACTCTTATCGAAGCGCGGCTCATTAACTTAAGACGTGAGCAAGCGCAGGCCACGCGACTGATCGAAGCGTCCTTTGACGGAAAATTTGGTGATTTGAGCAAGGTGACGGCCCCTGAAGTTAAAAAGTGGCCAAGCCTTGAGGGCTTGCAACCGAGTTCTGGACTTAATGTGCGCTTAAGGGAACTGGCAATCAAAAGATTCGAAGCGAAAGCCAAGGTGCAAAAAAGTGCCGCATGGCCTGACGTCGCGATTGGCCCTCTTTATTTCAAAGACGAAAGCTCCGCAAACGGTGCCATCGGCCTAAAGCTTGGCTTCGGATTGCCTCTTTGGAATCGAAACCAAGGGGCTGTTCTCCAGAGCGAAGCGGAATTAGAGGAAACGCGCTTATCTTCTGGGTACGCGCTCGCGCAAGCGCGGTTTTCAATTGAGGTTTTTATCGACTCGTATAAAAATCTTGTTACGTTTTTATCTCAAACTTCTTCCTCACCATCGCTCCAAAAATCCGTCAAGGAGACGCTTCAGCTATTTTCACGAGGCATGGTCGAACCTTCGAATGTGATCGAAACCTATCGAACCGCGTACGAAACTATGGAAGCCGTGCAGGAAGCGGAGTATAGCGCAATTACGTATTACTGGATGATTCAAACTGCATTAGGTGAAATACCCAAGGAGATTCCATGAAATTATTTACCCTAACTTTTTTCATTGTGTTCTCCGCATTTGCGGATGAGGAAGCGTCCGCTCCTGCAAAGGACCGTGTGGGGCCTGGCAAAGCTGTAGTTGCGGCAAGCGCCGAGGACGGTGTAAAGCTTTCTGAAAAAGGCCTTAGGACGCTCGAGCTTAAGTTTTCTGAAGTCAAGAGCGCAGAGGTATCGGTTCCGAAGTCCTCATTGATCCACTTTCAGGATTTTTCGGCGATTTACCGGGAGCGTAGCGGTTGGTTCAAGATGATTGAGGTCGAGCCCATCATTAAAAATGGCACCGCTAAAATCTCTTCCAAGGAGCTTAAAAATGGTGATCGAGTTGTGGTGGAAAACGGCGGTCTGTTACGCGTGGTTGAGCTAGATATCTTTGGCCCAGAGGCAGATGCTTGTGCCGACTAGTTTGGAATAACTAATGATAAATAAGATTATACATTTTTCCGTTTACCATCGCGGCATCGTCCTCTTCGCAACGGGCTTACTCGCGCTGCTAGGTTGGTACAGCTTCACTCATTTACCGATTGACGCCGTACCCGATATCACGAACGTGCAAGTGCAGGTCTTTGCGGAGGCCGGCGGGCTTTCCGCGGAGCAAGTCGAACGGAGTATTACTTTCCCTATTGAAAAATCAATGGGCGGGATTTCCGGCGTTATTCAAGTTAGGTCCTTGAGTCGCTTTGGCCTCTCAGTTGTGAATGTTATTTTTAAAGACGGCTCCGACATCTATCGCGCGAGACAACTTGTTTCAGAGCGCTTACAAGGGGCGGTTTCAGAGTTACCCGTGAGTGTCGAGCCTAAACTTGGTCCGATTTCAACGGGCCTCGGAGAAATTTTCTTCTATGCGTTGCGATTTGAAGACACAAAAGAAAAACCGTCTCTAGCTCAACTTATGGAACTTCGCTCGATTCAAGAGTGGGTTGTGAAACCACGAATTTTGACCGTGTCAGGCGTTGCCGAAGTGAACACGATTGGTGGGTTTGAAAAACAATTCCATGTCCAACCAGATCCTGTAAAAATGCTACGCTATGGTGTCAGCTTCGCAAGCATCGTGGAGGCACTCAAAAACAGCAATGCCAACGTCGGCGGCGGATACGTGCAGCAAACGGGCGAACAATTTGTCGTTCAAGGGTCAGGTTTGCTTTCAACCATTGAAGATATCAAAGCCACTCCCCTTCGTCCTTTAAATTCAATCACGGCCCTAACGATAAAGGACATCGCCAAGGTTTCACTCGCCTCCGAACTTAGAACAGGGGCTGCATTGGTGCGCGGCCAAGAAGCCGTTCTTGGAACTGCGATGATGTTGCTTGGAGAAAATAGCCGTGAAGTCAGTGAGAGTGTCGGAAAAAGAGTCGCGGAAATTTCTCAAAGTCTCCCGAAAGGTGTGGTCCTTGAAGTACTTTATGATCGATCCAACCTTGTCGATGAGACATTAGGCACGATCGAGCACAATCTTCTAACGGGCGCGGCTCTTGTTATCGTTATTCTTTTACTGCTATTAGGAAATTTGCGAGCAGCACTCATAACAGCCGCCGTGATTCCTCTTTCACTGTTACTTACATTCATCTTTATGAAATGGTTCGACATCTCAGGGAACTTGCTAAGTCTCGGTGCCTTGGATTTTGGGATCATCGTCGATGGCGCCGTGATTGTCTTAGACCATTGTGTTCGAAAGCTTCATGATGCGGGGGTGAGACTTAAGCGCAATTTGACACCTCTCGAAGTCCAACAAACTGTTTGCGATGCCACTTTTGAAATTAGACAAGCCGCAGGTTTTGGCGAACTGATTGTCGTCGTTGTCTTTCTTCCAGTGCTAGCGTTGACTGGAATCGAAGGAAAAATGTTTCAGCCGATGGCGGCCACCTTCGCATTAGCGGTCTTTTGCGCGCTTGTTCTATCCTTTACCACCGTTCCTGCATTGGCTGCGACTTTCCTTCGCGGTAAAGTGACCGAAGGCAACCCTTGGCTGATGAAACAGGCGGAAAAAATATACACCCCTTTATTTACAAAAGCTGTTCACTTTAGGTTTGTGACGATTACGATTGGGGCATTGGCAATAGTTCTAGGCTTCGTACTTTTTTCTCGTCTCGGCGGAGAGTTTCTACCGCAGATGGACGAAGCCTCAAGAACGCTTCAGTTCGTAAGACCTGTGAATATTTCGCTCGACCAAGCCCTTAGGCTCCAGGAAAAATCAGAAAAAATCATTACCGAGTTTCCTCAAGTGAAAGCCGTATTTAGTCGCATCGGAACCGCCGAAGTGGCCACAGACCCAATGGGTATTAATCTTGCCGATACATTTGTCACTTTTCACGACCGAAGTGCGTGGCCAACTGACGAAAATGCTCCTGAAACATGGTCGGAGCTGACTGAAAAAATGGTTGATCGGCTTGTCGAGGAAGTTCCCGGCCAGCGCGTGCTTGTAAGCCAGCCGATCCAAATGCGCTTTAACGAATTGCTCGAAGGGACCAGGGCAGATGTTTCTGTTAAGGTTTTTGGAGATGAGTTTTCAAGTCTTATCGAGACTTCAGAAAAAATCGCAGCCGCTGTTCGCACTATTCCTGGCGCGGGTGATGTCGAAATTGAACTTCAGGGAATGTCTCCGATTCTTAAAATCACCCCAAATCAGTCGTTTTTAGCTCCTCTTGGTGTTCCGAAGAGCGAAGTATTAGAAACCATCAGCACGGCTCTAGGGGGAGAGGAAGTGGGCTATGTCTATGAGGGTATCAGGCGCTATCCAGTCATCGTGAGGCTTGAGGAGTCTTTGAGATCGGATCTTAATGTCATCCGATCTCTCCCGGTGGAGCTTGCTGAACGCACTCTGGCGCCACTGAGTCAGGCCGCAACGATAGAGTTTGACGAAAGCTATGGTGTCGTTAACCGAGAGCAGGCAAAGCGTCGTGTGGCTGTATTAATCAATCCGCGCGGAGTAGATACGGAAACGTTCGTGATGGCCGCCCAAAAAAAAGTAGCTAAAGAAATTAAACTTCCTGATGGGATCTATCTTGAGTGGGGCGGAAACTTTAAAAATCTAATTCAGGCGAGAAGCCGTCTTGCGATCTTCGCCCCTGTTGCACTCCTTTTGGTGCTAGCAATGGTTTATTGGGCCTTTGGCAGCATCGCCCAAACCCTGCTGGTTTTCATGGGTGTTCCGTTTGCACTTGTTGGTGGTGTTGTTGGACTTATGCTAAATGGCCTCCCGTTTAGCATCTCCGCCGGGGTTGGATTTATTGCGCTTGCAGGAATTTCCGTGCTCAATGGGGTCGTGCTTATAAATTGTTTTAATGATTTAAGAGCCCAAGGTGTGCGCGGTATAGAGCTGGTTCGGAAAGGAACGACTTTGAGGCTACGCCCCGTTTTGATGACGGCACTTGTTGCGATTTTCGGTTTCGTCCCGATGATGATTTCAACGGGAATTGGGGGAGAAGTTCAACGCCCTCTTGCGTCCGTTGTAATTGGTGGCCTCTTCTCATCTACGCTACTCACCTTAATCGTTATTCCGATTCTGTATTTGGTATTCGAAAAGTTTATGACTCTCCCGGTGGAAAGTAAAAGCTCTAGAAATCAGACTGGAGACCCGTCGTGAAAAAATCAATTTTTGAAGTGCCGAAAATGGACTGTCCGTCTGAGGAGAATATGATTCGTTTGGCGCTCAGGGCAGTTGCTGGAATTGAAAACTCCAAGTTTGATTTGGTGGAGAGAAAAGTTACAATTATTCACGGGAATGATGCGTCCCTAATATTGAATGCTATTGAGCCGCTTGG of the Bdellovibrionales bacterium genome contains:
- a CDS encoding agmatine deiminase family protein, with amino-acid sequence MKITLLTLLTLLSTQLFAQQLPVQGPSDEQIEAMALHNQQVAKRERTLGPIGYRSANVKHFYEWDKTGYILTSDDDFYGLAEEMKQQLAQNLPQDVTLIVYTQSSSKSYQKQLFTSYSQYIPKERLVVLQVPPSGMNDFWTRDNTPVPVWVDGKFSLVDAQYYYNFEPDAFISQLFAVDMDAHNYFYEGGNMAVNTRGECILVNRNKKYPGGTSDTAAIPDDIFKTKYGCTKIIRFKHLKGIGHTDEVVKFMTDDIVVTDTEEYVDTLKKAGYTVHVLPEAELPYETYVNSLQVNDVLFIPIFGEKNDQKAVDIYKNLNLGLKIVTMDSREISTQGWGSIHCFTMNYPPATLDQIVLQMNGTVVH
- the lpdA gene encoding dihydrolipoyl dehydrogenase — encoded protein: MYDLVVIGGGPAGYVGAIRAAQLGMKVACIERRKKLGGTCLNVGCIPSKALLDATENFYAAKVRFPLQGIFADGLRFDLGGIMKHKDSVVNGLAQGVDFLFRKNKIDRFLGTGRLKEKRNEDWIIEVSDNDIKKDISAKRVLIATGSEVVELPFLKFNGQTIVSSTEALSFSEVPKHLVVIGGGFIGLEMGSVWLRLGAKVTIIEAQDRILAGGVDKASAQELYKSLEKQGMTFLLSTKCHGAKNTASGVAVVIENAEGKRSELECDRLLVAVGRRPYSESLGVESFGVEVDSKRRIKVNKNFETNVTGLYAVGDVIEGPMLAHKASEEAVAAVELMAGRAGHVNYQAIPSVVYTTPELAAVGRTEEELVSEGVPYKVGTFPFSANARARSLSDTEGLIRVLAHASTDQILGVHIVGPRASEMIPHAVSVMEFSGSAEDVARTCHAHPTLPEVFKEACLDVDKRRLHL
- a CDS encoding metalloregulator ArsR/SmtB family transcription factor, which gives rise to MYQSKIEVTEIFQAVAEKTRLRIMRIMVSLPREEACLCDMTDALLEPEHNVSRHLKILRQVGLLSAYKDGRWVYHQLSTSPHIKSFSKLIASLPDDSGIFENDLKRFKVELAKRTAKKCIKDGPQTSTKPNKYEAK
- a CDS encoding TolC family protein, with the translated sequence MTNILILYSFLFAVPMSMAQASDCASHVQSANDLYKCALDQDPRIRSLLAREKARTGRDKEARQIPNPVGEFEGSSGEVGVSIVQPIEIGGKRSARIKLSGVENEISLLEEKLEFGEIALTIIQNITRLSQTNTKLKLLEDTRKSLINLSTKLKAKAVRSPQDRTALNIFQMQSTLIEARLINLRREQAQATRLIEASFDGKFGDLSKVTAPEVKKWPSLEGLQPSSGLNVRLRELAIKRFEAKAKVQKSAAWPDVAIGPLYFKDESSANGAIGLKLGFGLPLWNRNQGAVLQSEAELEETRLSSGYALAQARFSIEVFIDSYKNLVTFLSQTSSSPSLQKSVKETLQLFSRGMVEPSNVIETYRTAYETMEAVQEAEYSAITYYWMIQTALGEIPKEIP
- a CDS encoding CusA/CzcA family heavy metal efflux RND transporter, producing the protein MINKIIHFSVYHRGIVLFATGLLALLGWYSFTHLPIDAVPDITNVQVQVFAEAGGLSAEQVERSITFPIEKSMGGISGVIQVRSLSRFGLSVVNVIFKDGSDIYRARQLVSERLQGAVSELPVSVEPKLGPISTGLGEIFFYALRFEDTKEKPSLAQLMELRSIQEWVVKPRILTVSGVAEVNTIGGFEKQFHVQPDPVKMLRYGVSFASIVEALKNSNANVGGGYVQQTGEQFVVQGSGLLSTIEDIKATPLRPLNSITALTIKDIAKVSLASELRTGAALVRGQEAVLGTAMMLLGENSREVSESVGKRVAEISQSLPKGVVLEVLYDRSNLVDETLGTIEHNLLTGAALVIVILLLLLGNLRAALITAAVIPLSLLLTFIFMKWFDISGNLLSLGALDFGIIVDGAVIVLDHCVRKLHDAGVRLKRNLTPLEVQQTVCDATFEIRQAAGFGELIVVVVFLPVLALTGIEGKMFQPMAATFALAVFCALVLSFTTVPALAATFLRGKVTEGNPWLMKQAEKIYTPLFTKAVHFRFVTITIGALAIVLGFVLFSRLGGEFLPQMDEASRTLQFVRPVNISLDQALRLQEKSEKIITEFPQVKAVFSRIGTAEVATDPMGINLADTFVTFHDRSAWPTDENAPETWSELTEKMVDRLVEEVPGQRVLVSQPIQMRFNELLEGTRADVSVKVFGDEFSSLIETSEKIAAAVRTIPGAGDVEIELQGMSPILKITPNQSFLAPLGVPKSEVLETISTALGGEEVGYVYEGIRRYPVIVRLEESLRSDLNVIRSLPVELAERTLAPLSQAATIEFDESYGVVNREQAKRRVAVLINPRGVDTETFVMAAQKKVAKEIKLPDGIYLEWGGNFKNLIQARSRLAIFAPVALLLVLAMVYWAFGSIAQTLLVFMGVPFALVGGVVGLMLNGLPFSISAGVGFIALAGISVLNGVVLINCFNDLRAQGVRGIELVRKGTTLRLRPVLMTALVAIFGFVPMMISTGIGGEVQRPLASVVIGGLFSSTLLTLIVIPILYLVFEKFMTLPVESKSSRNQTGDPS